Proteins from a single region of Carassius gibelio isolate Cgi1373 ecotype wild population from Czech Republic chromosome B15, carGib1.2-hapl.c, whole genome shotgun sequence:
- the LOC127972797 gene encoding POU domain class 2-associating factor 1 isoform X2: MVPSSTLPSYTHAGSSSFVEANQCSLNDSLVDVSGLCTGWIAQTTGTTALQPLSHWSPPDQHHDPAVPPHTDMYVQPICPSYTVVGPSPMLTFTHTPLFTNLATMSTSSSSLPQVEVPDSSLTYIPWAQPLSTISGSVVQAHSMPTAMAAPQLFPVPLTLPVISPEPEAQQVETPQAPEGTLALEKLLEEDEGQKEPYICNSSLFSEDI, encoded by the exons ATGGTTCCTAGCAGCACTCTGCCATCGTACACACATGCTG GGTCTTCCAGCTTTGTAGAAGCCAACCAGTGCAGCCTAAATGATTCATTAGTAGATGTCAGTGGGCTCTGCACAGGATGGATTGCCCAGACCACTGGCACAACTGCCCTTCAGCCTCTGAGTCACTGGAGTCCTCCAGACCAACACCACGACCCTGCCGTACCACCCCATACAGATATGTATGTCCAGCCGATCTGTCCCAGCTACACTGTGGTGGGCCCTTCTCCTATGCTGACGtttacacacacacctctcttcaCTAACCTTGCG ACCATGAGCACTTCCAGCTCATCCCTGCCTCAGGTGGAGGTCCCGGACTCCTCCTTGACATACATTCCTTGGGCTCAGCCTTTATCCACCATCTCCGGCTCCGTCGTGCAGGCCCACTCGATGCCAACAGCCATGGCGGCTCCCCAGCTCTTCCCAGTGCCTCTGACCTTGCCAGTAATCTCACCAGAACCTGAGGCTCAGCAGGTGGAGACTCCCCAGGCCCCAGAGGGCACTCTGGCCCTTGAGAAACTGCTGGAAGAAGATGAGGGCCAAAAAGAACCCTACATCTGCAACTCCTCGCTTTTTTCAGAAGACATTTAA